One genomic region from Flavobacteriales bacterium encodes:
- a CDS encoding inorganic diphosphatase translates to MIYDPKNPWHSVHPGEDAPNIVTGIIEIPKDSRAKYELDKDTGMLKLDRVLFSSMYYPANYGFIPQTYCDDNDPLDILVLSQISIVPLCLVSAKVIGVMQMLDGGSADDKIIAVANYDMSVNHINDISELPSHFLRELRFFFEQYKKLENKTVAVEDFQNAEAARKVIEKSLLDYKDLIAS, encoded by the coding sequence ATGATCTACGATCCAAAAAACCCATGGCATAGCGTGCATCCAGGAGAAGATGCACCGAACATAGTAACAGGCATTATCGAAATCCCAAAGGATTCGCGGGCCAAGTACGAACTGGATAAGGACACCGGAATGCTCAAACTCGACCGTGTGCTCTTCTCCTCCATGTATTATCCTGCCAATTACGGCTTCATCCCACAAACGTATTGCGATGACAATGACCCTTTGGACATTCTTGTGCTATCGCAAATAAGCATTGTGCCCCTTTGCTTGGTATCTGCCAAGGTGATCGGTGTGATGCAGATGCTTGATGGTGGTTCGGCCGATGATAAGATCATTGCCGTTGCCAACTACGACATGAGCGTAAATCACATCAACGACATATCGGAACTGCCTTCGCATTTCCTTCGCGAATTGAGGTTCTTCTTTGAGCAATACAAGAAACTGGAAAACAAGACCGTGGCGGTAGAAGATTTCCAGAATGCCGAAGCTGCCCGAAAGGTTATTGAGAAGAGCCTACTGGATTATAAGGACCTTATAGCGTCTTGA
- a CDS encoding TerC/Alx family metal homeostasis membrane protein, with amino-acid sequence MNFWIILITYLLALLAFDFLVLHRKNKLVTMRKAALETVFFVLNALAFSGIVYWRYDSGSMGTLDGLSGSNAVAKYISGYLIELSLSVDNLFVMAMIFASFKVPSQYQHRLLFLGILGALVFRALLISVGLTLIESVKGIGIVFGLFLLYTAFKTLKSEADHEEVEEPKGISKYFRFRHVDGGKFITRKDGNLVFTSLFGALISIEFSDLLFALDSIPAIFGVTTDPFIVYSSNIFAIMGLRSLYFFLASMLDKFVYLKYSVFAILVFVAIKLMTAEFYQMPEWFSLLFIFLSLAIGIYVSLSRHKSVDP; translated from the coding sequence TTGAATTTCTGGATCATACTCATTACCTACCTATTGGCCCTCCTGGCTTTCGACTTTCTGGTATTACACCGGAAGAATAAGCTGGTAACCATGCGCAAGGCGGCCTTGGAAACGGTCTTCTTTGTGCTAAATGCGTTGGCCTTCAGTGGCATTGTCTATTGGCGATACGATTCGGGCAGCATGGGAACGCTCGATGGCCTATCGGGGAGTAATGCGGTGGCCAAGTACATTTCGGGCTATCTGATTGAACTTTCATTGAGCGTTGACAACCTCTTTGTGATGGCCATGATCTTCGCGTCTTTCAAGGTTCCATCACAATACCAGCACCGTTTACTTTTCCTTGGTATTCTGGGTGCGTTGGTTTTCAGGGCGCTGCTTATAAGTGTTGGGCTCACCCTTATTGAAAGTGTGAAAGGAATAGGCATTGTCTTTGGCCTTTTTCTACTCTATACCGCTTTCAAGACCTTAAAAAGCGAGGCCGACCATGAGGAAGTGGAAGAACCGAAAGGCATTTCAAAGTACTTCCGATTCCGTCATGTGGATGGCGGAAAGTTCATTACCCGTAAGGATGGAAATCTGGTATTCACCTCGCTGTTCGGGGCGCTCATCAGCATTGAATTCAGCGACCTGCTCTTTGCCCTCGATAGCATACCGGCCATCTTTGGCGTTACCACCGATCCGTTCATTGTCTACAGTTCCAACATCTTTGCCATCATGGGCTTGCGTTCGCTCTATTTCTTCCTTGCAAGCATGCTCGATAAGTTTGTTTACCTGAAGTACAGTGTCTTTGCCATTCTCGTTTTTGTCGCAATCAAACTGATGACAGCCGAATTCTATCAGATGCCCGAATGGTTTTCGCTCCTCTTCATTTTCCTTTCGTTGGCCATTGGGATTTACGTCTCATTGTCGCGCCACAAGTCCGTTGACCCTTGA